In Arthrobacter sp. SLBN-112, a genomic segment contains:
- a CDS encoding SRPBCC family protein, with amino-acid sequence MITVTGSVETNLSAEKAFAFLSEFENTSKWDPNTPVVDKITPGPVAVGHKYHAESEFRGKRQALTYEVIELSENHIKLRGENKAVTSFDSIDVSPSGTGSVVKYTAEFSIHGPAKIIQPLLKPAFNSLRDPALNGIRDTLNSLAAG; translated from the coding sequence ATGATCACAGTCACCGGAAGTGTGGAAACCAACCTGTCCGCGGAAAAGGCCTTCGCCTTCCTGAGCGAGTTCGAGAACACCAGCAAATGGGACCCCAACACCCCTGTCGTGGACAAGATCACGCCTGGACCGGTGGCCGTGGGGCACAAGTACCACGCCGAATCCGAGTTCCGCGGCAAACGCCAGGCCCTGACCTACGAGGTCATCGAACTGTCGGAAAACCACATCAAGCTCCGGGGCGAGAACAAGGCCGTCACCTCGTTTGATTCCATCGACGTCAGCCCCAGCGGGACCGGCTCGGTGGTCAAGTACACGGCCGAGTTCAGCATCCACGGACCGGCCAAGATCATCCAGCCGCTGCTGAAACCCGCTTTCAATTCACTGCGGGACCCCGCCTTGAACGGGATCCGGGACACGCTTAACTCGCTGGCAGCGGGCTGA
- a CDS encoding dihydroxyacetone kinase family protein — MTKIFNDPSDFAEEALAGFCDVHSDLVRQVPGGAVRRFRPATPKVAVLAGGGSGHYPAFAGLIGTGFADGAVVGNIFTSPSAQQAYSVAKAAESGAGVVFTYGNYAGDVMNFGMASERLAAEGIAVENVLVTDDIASAPPSESAKRRGIAGDFTVFKVMGAAAENGADLAEVVRLGRKANHLTRTIGSAFAGCTFPGAESPLFTLPEGQMGLGLGIHGEPGLHDTDLPSAKELGHELVSRVLAETPANAGSRIAVILNGLGSTKHEELFVLWGTVAPLLRAAGYTLVMPEVGELVTSLDMAGVSLTVTWLDEELEPLWAAPAETPAYRRGNAAREAGARGVEETSDGGAAAAAFVATDASREYARACVAAIAAARSSLHDAEERLGRMDAIAGDGDHGRGMVRGVDAAAAAASAALGHGAGAGDVLAAAGDAWADKAGGTSGVLWGAGLRAFGETLGNSSAPAPSALAAGVTAFADRIIQLGKAETGDKTMVDALLPFVAGFSRAVAYGVEPGRAWQDAAREAAAAAEATADLLPLKGRARPLAEKSLGTADPGATSLAMVFAVMGPHFTGGAGSGGTLETTTAAAAAES; from the coding sequence ATGACAAAGATCTTCAACGACCCCTCGGACTTCGCCGAGGAAGCCCTCGCCGGGTTCTGCGACGTCCACTCGGACCTGGTCCGGCAGGTTCCCGGCGGCGCTGTCCGCCGCTTCCGGCCGGCAACGCCCAAGGTGGCCGTCCTGGCCGGCGGCGGCTCAGGTCACTACCCGGCGTTCGCCGGACTGATCGGCACCGGCTTCGCCGACGGCGCCGTGGTGGGCAACATCTTCACTTCCCCCTCCGCCCAGCAGGCCTACTCGGTGGCCAAGGCCGCCGAGTCCGGAGCCGGCGTCGTCTTCACGTACGGCAACTACGCGGGCGACGTGATGAACTTCGGCATGGCCAGTGAACGTCTGGCTGCCGAGGGCATCGCCGTCGAGAACGTCCTGGTCACTGACGACATCGCCAGCGCCCCGCCGTCGGAATCTGCCAAACGCCGCGGCATCGCCGGCGACTTCACGGTCTTCAAGGTGATGGGCGCCGCAGCCGAGAACGGCGCGGACCTGGCCGAGGTGGTCCGCCTGGGCCGCAAGGCCAACCACCTGACCCGGACCATCGGCAGCGCGTTCGCCGGGTGCACCTTTCCGGGCGCCGAATCACCGCTGTTCACCCTTCCCGAAGGGCAGATGGGCCTGGGCCTTGGCATCCACGGCGAGCCCGGCCTGCACGACACCGACTTGCCCTCCGCCAAGGAGCTGGGGCACGAACTGGTGTCCCGGGTGCTCGCGGAAACGCCGGCCAACGCCGGCAGCAGGATCGCCGTCATCCTCAACGGCCTCGGCTCCACCAAGCATGAGGAGCTGTTCGTCCTCTGGGGGACCGTGGCGCCGCTTCTGCGCGCGGCCGGCTACACACTGGTGATGCCCGAGGTCGGCGAGCTGGTCACCAGCCTGGACATGGCCGGCGTGTCGCTCACCGTCACGTGGCTGGATGAGGAACTTGAGCCGCTGTGGGCTGCCCCTGCGGAGACGCCCGCCTACCGCCGTGGCAACGCGGCGCGGGAGGCCGGGGCCCGGGGCGTTGAGGAAACGTCCGACGGCGGCGCGGCCGCTGCGGCGTTCGTCGCCACGGACGCCTCCCGCGAGTACGCCCGCGCCTGCGTTGCGGCCATCGCCGCCGCCCGTTCGTCGCTGCACGACGCCGAGGAGCGGCTGGGGCGCATGGATGCCATCGCCGGGGACGGCGACCATGGCCGTGGGATGGTCCGCGGCGTGGATGCGGCCGCCGCGGCCGCGTCTGCTGCACTGGGCCACGGTGCGGGGGCCGGCGATGTGCTGGCGGCAGCCGGAGATGCCTGGGCGGACAAGGCGGGTGGAACCTCCGGCGTCCTGTGGGGAGCTGGATTGCGGGCATTTGGCGAGACGCTGGGTAATTCCTCGGCGCCCGCACCCAGTGCCCTGGCCGCAGGCGTCACCGCATTCGCTGACCGGATCATCCAGCTGGGTAAAGCGGAAACAGGGGACAAGACCATGGTGGACGCCCTGTTGCCCTTTGTTGCCGGGTTCAGCCGCGCGGTGGCTTATGGCGTGGAACCGGGCCGGGCATGGCAGGACGCGGCACGTGAGGCGGCGGCCGCGGCGGAAGCCACCGCGGACCTCCTTCCCCTCAAGGGCCGGGCCCGCCCTCTTGCGGAAAAGAGCCTGGGCACGGCGGATCCCGGCGCGACCTCTCTGGCCATGGTCTTCGCCGTCATGGGACCGCACTTCACCGGCGGAGCCGGATCCGGGGGAACCCTCGAAACCACCACTGCAGCGGCGGCCGCTGAGTCATGA
- a CDS encoding carboxylesterase family protein, whose product MTILSTPCGSVRGSSLGTDGTTVHRFLGIPYAGPPSGANRFRPPVPVAPWGGVLDCTAAGPAAPQNPESPAPPGSVPRTWSEDACLNLNVWTPETDAPAKPVMVWIHGGAYLLGANSDAMYDGARLAAAAGAVVVSINYRLGALGFLHLADLLGDRYRDSSNLALLDQLEALRWVRRNIGAFGGDPENVTIFGESAGAAAIGTLLGMPASEGLFRRAIMQSGTAERYRQPEESSKISSAFLELCGLAPSSAAELLTLPVGQLLAAQKDLEKRVAAESWAVPLPFQPSVGTPSLPEPPLDSIRNGVNSGVDLLVGTNLNEGSFAVEMRPPSPADPDYPERAADVLAGAGVPARHAAGYAEALGRLLGREPAGKELLEAAITDSVYRQPSNRLLAARRAAAHAGAAGKNFAYLFAWRSPAMGGKLGACHALDIPFVFRHLDTPEAAFLTRGNAPQQLSDAMSGAWAAFTRTGTPATAGVAWPDYGQERTTMVLDDDSRFEADPRGRIRAFFEAVSPLPAS is encoded by the coding sequence CGCGGCAGCTCCCTTGGAACTGACGGGACCACCGTCCACCGGTTCCTTGGCATCCCGTACGCCGGGCCGCCGTCGGGCGCCAACCGATTCCGCCCGCCCGTGCCCGTAGCGCCGTGGGGTGGGGTCCTGGACTGCACCGCCGCCGGGCCCGCGGCACCGCAGAACCCTGAGTCCCCGGCGCCTCCGGGCTCCGTGCCCCGGACCTGGAGCGAAGACGCCTGCCTCAACCTGAACGTCTGGACGCCGGAGACGGACGCACCGGCAAAACCGGTGATGGTATGGATCCACGGCGGCGCCTACCTGCTGGGCGCCAACAGCGACGCCATGTACGACGGCGCCAGGCTCGCCGCCGCAGCGGGCGCGGTGGTGGTGTCCATCAATTACCGGCTGGGCGCGCTGGGCTTCCTGCACCTGGCAGACCTGCTGGGTGACCGGTATCGGGATTCGTCCAACCTGGCCCTGCTGGACCAACTGGAGGCCCTTCGCTGGGTCCGCCGCAACATCGGCGCCTTCGGCGGCGACCCGGAGAACGTGACCATCTTTGGCGAGTCGGCAGGTGCCGCGGCGATCGGCACCCTGCTGGGCATGCCGGCGTCGGAAGGGCTCTTCCGCCGGGCGATTATGCAAAGCGGAACGGCCGAGCGGTACCGCCAACCGGAGGAATCCTCGAAGATCAGCTCCGCGTTCCTGGAGCTGTGCGGACTGGCCCCCTCGTCCGCCGCGGAACTCCTTACGCTCCCGGTGGGACAGCTGCTGGCCGCACAAAAAGACCTTGAGAAGCGCGTCGCCGCGGAGTCATGGGCGGTCCCGCTGCCTTTCCAGCCCTCGGTGGGGACCCCGTCACTGCCGGAGCCGCCGCTGGACAGCATCCGGAACGGGGTGAACAGCGGCGTTGACCTCCTGGTCGGAACCAACCTCAACGAAGGCTCTTTTGCGGTGGAGATGCGCCCACCCTCTCCCGCCGACCCGGACTACCCGGAGCGTGCCGCCGATGTCCTGGCCGGCGCCGGGGTTCCTGCCCGCCACGCCGCCGGCTACGCGGAGGCACTCGGCCGGCTGTTGGGCAGGGAACCGGCGGGCAAGGAACTCCTGGAGGCGGCCATTACCGATTCCGTGTACCGGCAGCCCAGCAACCGGCTCCTGGCGGCCCGGCGCGCGGCTGCGCACGCCGGAGCCGCGGGGAAGAACTTCGCCTACCTGTTCGCGTGGCGCAGCCCGGCCATGGGCGGCAAGCTCGGCGCCTGCCACGCGCTGGACATCCCGTTCGTCTTCCGGCACCTGGACACACCGGAGGCGGCATTCCTTACCCGGGGCAACGCACCACAGCAGCTCAGCGATGCGATGAGCGGGGCGTGGGCGGCCTTTACGCGCACGGGTACACCGGCCACGGCGGGCGTCGCGTGGCCCGATTACGGGCAGGAGCGCACCACCATGGTGCTCGACGACGACTCCCGGTTTGAAGCCGACCCCCGCGGCCGGATCCGCGCGTTTTTTGAGGCCGTCAGCCCGCTGCCAGCGAGTTAA
- a CDS encoding MFS transporter, producing the protein MSKDALTMRGPVHGTKDARRVAIGSGVGAVIETYDFIGFGTAAALYFGTAFFPGSDPVTGTLASFATLGVGFAARPLGGIIGGHLGDKVGRKPVLVASLILMGLATFAIGLLPTYAAVGLLAPALLVFVRIVQGLAFGAEWGGAILMSYEHAPWKSKGKFTGIVQAGFPVGLLLANLTFLASAGLGGELAWRIPFLSSILLVIVGLIIRSKVPESPVFDEVKNSGTIVKAPIVEVIKTDWRNIVKGIGLRIAETAGYAVSITYMISYLNSQHLADKTQTLVALCIASAIGIFATQAWAALTDRIGRRPLYVWSTAFAALFAIPMFLLVNTGLFIAIILTIVISYAVCQNSLAGAQGAWFPELFQAKTRASGASLAYQISAMVSGFTPFITTLLFVSFGWMGPALLFGAYALIGLWAAIATRETWGKRERQLADEATKSTPNTVNA; encoded by the coding sequence ATGAGCAAAGATGCTCTGACCATGCGCGGTCCGGTCCACGGCACCAAGGACGCCCGGCGAGTTGCCATCGGATCCGGCGTGGGAGCCGTGATTGAGACCTATGACTTCATCGGCTTCGGCACCGCTGCCGCACTGTACTTCGGCACGGCTTTCTTCCCCGGGAGCGATCCCGTCACGGGAACCCTCGCGTCCTTCGCCACCCTCGGCGTCGGCTTCGCCGCCCGCCCGCTGGGCGGCATCATCGGCGGCCACCTCGGTGACAAGGTGGGCCGCAAGCCCGTCCTGGTCGCCTCGCTGATCCTGATGGGCCTGGCAACGTTCGCCATCGGCCTGCTTCCCACCTACGCCGCTGTCGGCCTGCTGGCCCCGGCACTGCTGGTCTTTGTCCGCATCGTCCAGGGCCTGGCCTTCGGCGCGGAGTGGGGCGGTGCCATCCTGATGAGCTACGAGCACGCGCCGTGGAAGAGCAAGGGCAAGTTCACCGGCATCGTCCAGGCCGGCTTCCCCGTAGGCCTGCTGCTGGCCAACCTGACCTTCCTCGCGAGCGCCGGCCTCGGTGGGGAACTTGCCTGGCGCATCCCGTTCCTCTCCAGCATCCTGCTGGTGATCGTGGGCCTGATCATCCGGTCCAAGGTTCCCGAATCCCCCGTGTTCGACGAGGTCAAGAACAGCGGCACCATCGTCAAGGCGCCCATCGTCGAGGTCATCAAGACGGACTGGCGCAACATCGTCAAGGGCATCGGCCTGCGCATCGCCGAGACCGCCGGCTACGCCGTCTCCATCACCTACATGATTTCCTACCTCAACAGCCAGCACCTGGCGGACAAGACCCAGACCCTGGTCGCCCTCTGCATCGCCTCGGCCATCGGCATCTTCGCCACCCAGGCCTGGGCTGCGCTGACAGACCGCATCGGCCGCCGCCCCCTGTACGTCTGGTCCACGGCCTTCGCCGCGCTGTTCGCGATCCCGATGTTCCTTCTGGTCAACACCGGCCTGTTCATCGCCATCATCCTCACCATCGTGATCTCCTACGCGGTCTGCCAGAACTCACTGGCCGGCGCCCAGGGAGCATGGTTCCCCGAGCTCTTCCAAGCCAAGACCCGTGCCTCCGGCGCCAGCCTGGCCTACCAGATCTCCGCCATGGTCTCCGGCTTCACGCCGTTCATCACCACCCTGCTGTTCGTCAGCTTCGGCTGGATGGGACCGGCACTGCTCTTCGGCGCCTACGCCCTGATCGGACTCTGGGCCGCTATCGCCACCCGGGAAACCTGGGGCAAGCGGGAGCGCCAGCTGGCTGACGAAGCCACCAAAAGCACCCCCAACACCGTCAACGCCTGA
- a CDS encoding sugar phosphate isomerase/epimerase: MFHSRLGCSSISFRHQDLGSALRTMKGLGFEEIDLGALPGVCDHVPYDLDAAAVASVSAEVNASGLRARSVNGDVGDLNRVLDADGQGARQRHLDALLTLTANIGAKALVLPCGALDHDPVRSVDEDLDLIAGQLIDAAERAAGFGVELWTESLHFLRFCWNLERAGLLADRLAGSGVGIVMDFSHIVASGEDIQAYLDRHARRISHVHLRDAVPGNINLSIGNGNADFAGGLKRLAADGYTGHFSLELETRDITNDERPAAAAKAASFITDLI, translated from the coding sequence ATGTTCCACTCCAGACTTGGGTGCTCGTCTATCAGCTTCCGGCACCAGGACCTGGGCAGTGCCCTGCGCACCATGAAGGGACTGGGTTTCGAGGAGATCGATCTGGGCGCCCTGCCCGGTGTGTGCGATCACGTACCCTACGATCTGGACGCGGCGGCCGTGGCCTCGGTATCCGCCGAGGTCAACGCCTCCGGTCTCCGGGCGCGTTCGGTGAACGGCGACGTGGGGGACCTCAACAGGGTGCTGGACGCCGACGGCCAGGGTGCGCGGCAACGCCACCTCGACGCCCTGCTCACCCTGACCGCCAATATCGGCGCGAAAGCGCTTGTCCTCCCGTGCGGCGCCCTGGACCACGACCCTGTCAGGAGCGTGGACGAGGACCTGGACCTCATCGCCGGCCAGCTCATCGATGCGGCCGAACGCGCTGCCGGGTTCGGCGTCGAGCTCTGGACTGAATCGCTGCACTTCCTGCGATTCTGCTGGAACCTGGAACGCGCCGGACTGCTGGCGGACCGGCTGGCCGGATCCGGCGTCGGAATCGTCATGGACTTCAGCCACATCGTGGCGTCCGGCGAGGACATCCAGGCCTACCTGGACCGGCACGCCCGACGCATCAGCCACGTCCACCTGCGCGATGCCGTACCAGGGAACATCAACCTCAGCATCGGCAATGGGAACGCCGACTTCGCCGGCGGCCTGAAACGGCTCGCCGCCGACGGCTACACCGGCCACTTCTCGCTCGAACTGGAAACCCGGGACATCACCAACGACGAACGCCCTGCGGCCGCCGCCAAGGCAGCCAGCTTCATCACCGACCTCATCTGA
- a CDS encoding GntR family transcriptional regulator, with amino-acid sequence MAGLTAPLLGLEKKSLREQALSALRTAITSGELEPGRHLVETELSEMLQISRGTLREALRQLEQEGLLSAGPRGRLSVRHLDEKEIRDIYSVRAALESLAARTLCELPDRQQVTGSLHKAIDAMAAAAGGTLEERIESDLEFHRTLCRLTGNETLLHSWESLEGSIRMSIMFAGLEKGVSNMSVDRHKDIVAAIDTGDAALARKTILEHMDTAAANLVA; translated from the coding sequence ATGGCCGGACTGACCGCCCCGCTGCTGGGACTGGAAAAGAAGAGCCTGCGCGAGCAGGCGCTCTCCGCACTGCGGACCGCCATCACCAGTGGTGAACTGGAACCCGGCCGGCACCTGGTGGAAACCGAACTGTCCGAGATGCTGCAGATCAGCCGCGGCACCCTGCGGGAGGCCCTCCGCCAGCTGGAGCAGGAAGGCCTGCTGTCCGCCGGACCCCGCGGCCGGCTCTCGGTCCGGCACCTGGACGAGAAGGAAATCCGCGACATCTACTCCGTCCGCGCCGCCCTGGAGTCGTTGGCCGCCCGGACTTTATGCGAACTGCCGGACCGGCAGCAGGTCACCGGGTCCCTGCACAAGGCCATCGACGCCATGGCGGCCGCCGCCGGCGGCACCCTCGAGGAACGGATCGAATCCGACCTCGAATTCCACCGCACCCTCTGCCGCCTCACCGGAAACGAAACGCTCCTCCACTCCTGGGAATCGCTGGAGGGCTCCATCCGGATGTCCATCATGTTCGCCGGCCTGGAAAAGGGTGTCAGCAACATGAGCGTGGACCGGCACAAGGACATCGTCGCCGCCATCGATACCGGCGATGCCGCGCTGGCACGGAAAACCATCCTGGAACACATGGACACCGCCGCCGCCAACCTCGTGGCGTGA
- a CDS encoding SDR family NAD(P)-dependent oxidoreductase, protein MTTIQRTAVLTGATSDRGIGITTARRYAREGWGIVILDLDGEKSAKVAAEIGNEFNVPAFGHEIDVANEASVTAAQAAVAAEVAAGNLPPVGALANIAGITSPIPFLETTLELWHKVMDVNATGTYLVTKAFLPDMIDNGWGRIVNMSSVSAQRGGGVFGKVPYSAAKAAILGFTKALARELGTTGVTVNAITPGAVDTNIRVGSTEEQEAAINAGIPLGRNATTEEVASVISFLSSEDSAYLTGTTIDINGGSHIH, encoded by the coding sequence ATGACCACCATCCAGCGCACCGCCGTCCTCACCGGAGCCACCTCGGACCGGGGCATCGGCATCACCACCGCCCGCCGCTACGCCCGTGAAGGCTGGGGCATCGTCATCCTGGACCTCGACGGCGAGAAGTCCGCCAAGGTCGCAGCCGAAATCGGCAACGAATTCAATGTCCCCGCCTTCGGCCACGAAATCGACGTCGCCAACGAAGCCTCCGTGACCGCTGCGCAGGCCGCCGTCGCCGCCGAGGTGGCCGCCGGCAACCTCCCGCCCGTTGGCGCCCTGGCGAACATTGCCGGCATCACCTCGCCCATCCCGTTCCTGGAAACCACCCTCGAGCTGTGGCACAAGGTCATGGACGTCAATGCCACCGGCACCTACCTGGTGACCAAAGCCTTCCTCCCGGACATGATCGACAACGGCTGGGGCCGGATCGTGAACATGTCCTCCGTGTCCGCCCAGCGCGGCGGCGGCGTCTTCGGCAAGGTGCCCTACTCGGCTGCCAAGGCCGCCATCCTCGGCTTTACCAAGGCCCTCGCCCGTGAACTCGGCACCACCGGCGTCACCGTCAACGCCATCACCCCCGGCGCCGTGGACACCAACATCCGCGTGGGCAGCACCGAGGAACAGGAAGCCGCCATCAACGCAGGCATCCCGCTGGGCCGCAACGCCACCACGGAAGAAGTGGCCTCCGTCATCAGCTTCCTGTCCTCAGAGGACTCCGCCTACCTCACCGGTACCACCATCGACATCAACGGCGGCAGCCACATCCACTAG
- a CDS encoding RpiB/LacA/LacB family sugar-phosphate isomerase, which produces MTTEGNAMGLRLIVGADEAGVDYKDKVLADLRQDPRVSEVIDIGVNRNDAPDDFTRPYPYVGITAGEMIRDGTADRAILFCGTGIGVAIAANKVEGIRATAAHDSFSVERSILSNDCQVLTMGQRVVGIELARRLAKEWIGYTFDPSSASADKVKVLTDFESC; this is translated from the coding sequence ATGACAACGGAAGGAAACGCCATGGGGCTGCGGCTCATCGTCGGCGCGGATGAAGCGGGCGTCGACTACAAGGACAAGGTGCTGGCGGATCTGCGGCAGGATCCGCGGGTCAGCGAGGTCATCGACATCGGCGTCAACCGGAACGACGCGCCGGACGACTTCACCAGGCCCTACCCTTACGTGGGCATCACTGCCGGCGAGATGATCCGGGACGGCACCGCGGACCGGGCCATCCTGTTCTGCGGTACCGGAATCGGCGTGGCGATCGCCGCGAACAAGGTGGAAGGCATCCGCGCCACCGCCGCGCACGACTCCTTCTCCGTGGAGCGTTCCATCCTGTCGAACGACTGCCAGGTACTCACCATGGGCCAGCGCGTGGTGGGGATCGAACTCGCCAGGCGGCTCGCAAAGGAATGGATCGGCTACACATTCGATCCGTCGTCGGCCTCGGCTGACAAGGTGAAGGTCCTCACCGACTTCGAGTCCTGCTAG
- a CDS encoding transketolase, whose product MPTDTVQDAAPQGQTLQTAVTPERVDKISAAAYRIRHHALNMGEVQGQGYVGQALGAADMLATVYGDQLTFRAEDPHWEARDRFLLSTGHYAIGHYAALAEAGIVPVEELETYGSDDSRLPMSGMSTYTPGMEISGGSLGHGLTIAVGMALGLRYQGSGARVFNFLSDGELDEGSTWEAAMGAHHHQLGNLTAMVDINALQADGKTDTVLRTEPVTEKWESFGWYTQRVDGNDVAALLAAFDNAAAQAAAVGRPSVILCDTKVGRGVPLLEDREKAHFMRIEEHEWQTCREQLTAGYEGKASA is encoded by the coding sequence ATGCCTACAGATACCGTCCAGGACGCCGCCCCGCAGGGACAGACGCTGCAGACTGCGGTGACCCCGGAACGGGTGGACAAGATCAGCGCCGCCGCGTACCGCATCCGGCACCACGCCCTGAACATGGGCGAGGTCCAGGGCCAGGGCTACGTGGGCCAGGCCCTCGGCGCGGCGGACATGCTCGCCACCGTCTACGGTGACCAGCTGACATTCCGCGCCGAGGACCCGCACTGGGAAGCCCGCGACCGGTTCCTCCTCTCCACCGGGCACTACGCCATCGGCCACTACGCGGCCCTGGCAGAGGCAGGGATCGTCCCGGTCGAGGAGCTGGAAACCTACGGCTCCGATGATTCGCGGCTGCCGATGTCCGGCATGTCCACCTACACCCCCGGTATGGAAATCTCGGGCGGCTCCCTGGGCCACGGCCTGACCATCGCCGTGGGCATGGCCCTGGGCCTGCGCTACCAGGGATCCGGCGCCCGGGTGTTCAACTTCCTCTCCGACGGCGAACTGGACGAAGGCTCGACCTGGGAGGCTGCCATGGGCGCACACCACCACCAGCTGGGCAACCTCACCGCCATGGTGGACATCAACGCCCTGCAGGCCGACGGCAAAACGGACACCGTGCTCCGCACCGAGCCCGTCACCGAAAAGTGGGAATCGTTCGGGTGGTACACCCAGCGCGTGGACGGAAACGACGTCGCCGCGCTGCTGGCAGCGTTCGACAACGCAGCCGCCCAGGCCGCCGCCGTCGGACGCCCCTCCGTGATCCTGTGCGACACGAAGGTGGGCCGCGGCGTCCCGCTGCTGGAGGACCGCGAAAAAGCGCACTTTATGCGCATCGAAGAACACGAATGGCAGACCTGCCGCGAGCAGCTCACCGCCGGCTACGAAGGAAAGGCTTCAGCATGA
- a CDS encoding nickel transporter — protein MTSIAALYRGRDSLPLRTRVLFTFGAVAALHAAAVVLLLAGTINGRGQPLTWGLVLTAYLAGVKHSYDWDHLAAIDNSTRKFAAQRQDPVSVGFAFSLGHSSVVTLAGVLVIAGASLAGGLMQDGSTGNLVLGLIGSGVSGLFLLAMGLFNGSAFARSAGGYLRARNGAAVDLRDLEPRGLVARLLARPLSRVRRPRNIYVIGFLFGLGFDTATTIGLLMMTTAASLAGVPPFALLALPLAFAAAMTLCDSVNGMAMMRMYRSALDHPRRRLGFNALVTGISAVSALFIAVITLGGFLHAAFSLDDPVTGWLGSIDLGDAGLVLVALLLAAWAGAALKQRKAG, from the coding sequence ATGACCAGCATCGCCGCGCTCTACCGGGGCCGTGACTCGCTGCCGCTGCGGACCCGGGTGCTGTTCACTTTCGGTGCGGTGGCCGCCCTGCATGCCGCCGCCGTCGTCCTCCTGCTCGCCGGAACCATCAACGGCCGTGGACAGCCGCTGACCTGGGGCCTGGTCCTCACCGCCTACCTGGCTGGCGTGAAGCACAGTTACGACTGGGACCACCTCGCCGCCATCGACAACTCCACCCGCAAGTTCGCGGCGCAGCGGCAGGACCCTGTGAGCGTGGGATTCGCGTTCAGCCTGGGGCACAGCTCGGTGGTGACCCTCGCAGGGGTACTGGTTATTGCCGGAGCGTCCTTGGCGGGCGGACTGATGCAGGACGGTTCAACAGGCAATCTTGTCCTGGGCCTGATCGGCAGCGGCGTGTCCGGCCTGTTCCTGCTGGCCATGGGACTGTTCAACGGCTCCGCCTTCGCACGTTCTGCCGGCGGCTACCTGCGCGCCCGCAACGGTGCCGCCGTCGACCTCCGGGACTTGGAGCCGCGGGGCCTGGTGGCCCGTCTGCTCGCCCGGCCGCTGTCCAGGGTGCGGCGGCCGCGGAACATCTACGTGATCGGGTTCCTGTTCGGCTTGGGCTTTGACACCGCCACCACTATCGGGCTGCTGATGATGACGACGGCGGCCTCCCTGGCCGGGGTGCCGCCGTTCGCGTTGCTCGCGCTGCCACTTGCCTTCGCTGCCGCGATGACCCTGTGCGACTCGGTGAACGGCATGGCCATGATGCGGATGTACCGCTCCGCGTTGGACCACCCCCGGCGGAGGCTTGGTTTCAACGCACTGGTTACGGGCATCTCAGCGGTTTCCGCCCTGTTCATTGCCGTGATCACGCTGGGCGGTTTCCTGCATGCCGCGTTCTCCCTTGACGACCCAGTGACGGGGTGGCTCGGATCGATCGACCTGGGCGATGCCGGCCTGGTGCTGGTGGCGTTGTTGCTGGCGGCGTGGGCCGGGGCGGCGCTGAAACAGCGGAAAGCAGGTTGA
- a CDS encoding transferase, whose protein sequence is MTAKFVSVEDDAGKVTRYARHDNGGGLIAPGAKVAESARIGPMTYVEHGAQVGSGCRIGHGSWIDRDARIGDRTVIGDGVRIGRGTVIGNRVHIGSHSRIGSSVLVEHGAHLVTDSTVPDGSEVLAGEHSRLAAARHRPHRKTRGGMAA, encoded by the coding sequence ATGACCGCAAAGTTTGTGTCAGTTGAGGACGACGCCGGGAAGGTCACCCGGTATGCCCGCCACGACAACGGCGGCGGGCTCATCGCTCCAGGAGCGAAAGTGGCCGAGAGCGCCCGGATCGGCCCCATGACTTACGTGGAACACGGTGCGCAGGTGGGTTCAGGCTGCAGGATCGGGCATGGCAGCTGGATTGACCGTGACGCACGGATCGGGGACCGGACCGTGATCGGCGACGGTGTGCGCATCGGCCGCGGCACGGTCATCGGCAACCGGGTGCATATTGGCAGCCATTCCAGGATCGGCTCCAGCGTCCTGGTGGAGCACGGCGCACACCTGGTGACGGACAGCACGGTGCCCGACGGCAGCGAAGTCCTCGCCGGGGAACACTCACGCCTGGCAGCGGCAAGACACCGGCCGCACCGGAAAACCAGGGGCGGGATGGCTGCCTGA